One window of the Archangium primigenium genome contains the following:
- the scpA gene encoding methylmalonyl-CoA mutase, with amino-acid sequence MRPHVPDFAGLDFDAPETRPTPAVLEAQRRQAQAATHAAERWDTPEGLPLKPVYTPEDLEGVEHLGSLPGLPPFVRGPYSTMYVQQPWTVRQYAGFSTAEASNAFYRRNLAAGQKGLSIAFDLATHRGYDSDHPRVAGDVGMAGVAIDSIKDMRILFDRIPLDQMSVSMTMNGAVLPVLALYVVAAEEQGVRPEQLSGTIQNDILKEFMVRNTYIYPPGPSMRIIGDIFRFTAERMPRFNSISISGYHMQEAGATQDLELGYTLADGVEYVRAGLQAGLGVDAFAPRLSFFWAIGMNFFMEVAKMRAARMLWAQLIKGFSPQSDKSLALRTHCQTSGWSLTAQDVYNNVVRTCVEAMAATQGHTQSLHTNSLDEAIALPTDFSARIARNTQLYLQLESGTTRVIDPWGGSYYVERLTHELAHKAWGHIQEVEALGGMTKAIEAGLPKLRIEEAAARTQARIDSGRQAIIGVNKYPPEREDTLDILKVDNSAVREAQIARLRELRAERDAAEVRRRLDALTEAGRRGEGNLLALAIDAARAKATVGEMSDALEKVFGRYEATVRGVTGVYSSEAGKDTQIAEARQRADTFLERFGRRPRILIAKMGQDGHDRGQKVIATAFADLGFDVDIGPLFQTPEESARQAVENDVHVVGASSLAAGHLTLVPQLKQALAALGREDIMIVVGGVIPPQDYDALRASGASAIFGPGTVIAKAAIELLDKLSAAMEEA; translated from the coding sequence ATGCGCCCCCACGTTCCCGACTTCGCCGGCCTCGACTTCGACGCGCCCGAGACCCGCCCCACCCCGGCGGTGCTCGAGGCCCAGCGGCGCCAGGCCCAGGCGGCCACGCACGCCGCCGAGCGCTGGGACACCCCCGAGGGCCTGCCCCTCAAGCCCGTCTACACCCCGGAGGACCTGGAGGGCGTGGAGCACCTGGGCTCGCTGCCGGGCCTGCCGCCGTTCGTGCGCGGCCCCTACTCCACCATGTACGTGCAGCAGCCGTGGACGGTGCGCCAGTACGCGGGCTTCTCCACGGCCGAGGCCTCCAACGCCTTCTACCGGCGCAACCTCGCCGCCGGCCAGAAGGGCCTGTCCATCGCGTTCGACCTGGCCACCCACCGCGGCTACGACAGCGACCATCCCCGGGTGGCCGGCGACGTGGGCATGGCGGGCGTGGCCATCGACTCCATCAAGGACATGCGGATTCTCTTCGATCGCATCCCGCTCGATCAGATGAGCGTGTCCATGACGATGAACGGCGCGGTGCTCCCGGTGCTCGCGCTCTACGTGGTCGCGGCCGAGGAACAGGGCGTCCGTCCCGAGCAGCTCAGCGGCACCATCCAGAACGACATCCTCAAGGAGTTCATGGTCCGCAACACGTACATCTACCCGCCGGGCCCCTCCATGCGGATCATCGGCGACATCTTCCGCTTCACCGCCGAGCGCATGCCGCGCTTCAACAGCATCAGCATCAGCGGCTACCACATGCAGGAGGCCGGGGCGACGCAGGACCTGGAGCTCGGCTACACGCTGGCGGACGGCGTGGAGTACGTGCGCGCGGGGCTCCAGGCGGGGCTCGGGGTGGACGCGTTCGCGCCCCGGCTGTCGTTCTTCTGGGCCATCGGCATGAACTTCTTCATGGAGGTGGCCAAGATGCGCGCGGCCCGGATGCTCTGGGCCCAGCTCATCAAGGGCTTCTCCCCCCAGAGCGACAAGAGCCTGGCGCTGCGCACCCACTGCCAGACGTCCGGCTGGAGCCTCACCGCCCAGGACGTGTACAACAACGTGGTGCGCACGTGCGTGGAGGCCATGGCCGCCACCCAGGGCCACACCCAGAGCCTGCACACCAACTCGCTCGACGAGGCCATCGCGCTGCCCACGGACTTCAGCGCGCGCATCGCCCGCAACACCCAGCTCTACCTCCAGTTGGAGAGCGGCACCACGCGCGTCATCGACCCCTGGGGCGGCAGCTACTACGTGGAGCGGCTCACCCACGAGCTCGCCCACAAGGCCTGGGGCCACATCCAGGAGGTGGAGGCCCTGGGCGGCATGACCAAGGCCATCGAGGCGGGACTGCCCAAGCTGCGCATCGAGGAGGCGGCGGCGCGCACCCAGGCCCGCATCGACTCGGGACGCCAGGCCATCATCGGGGTGAACAAGTACCCGCCCGAGCGTGAGGACACGCTGGACATCCTCAAGGTGGACAACTCGGCGGTGCGCGAGGCGCAGATCGCCCGGCTGCGGGAGCTGCGCGCCGAGCGCGACGCGGCCGAGGTGCGCCGGCGGCTGGACGCGCTCACCGAGGCGGGCCGGCGCGGCGAGGGCAACCTGCTCGCGCTCGCCATCGACGCGGCGCGCGCCAAGGCCACGGTGGGCGAGATGAGCGATGCCCTGGAAAAAGTCTTCGGCCGCTACGAGGCCACGGTGCGCGGGGTGACGGGCGTGTATTCGAGCGAGGCGGGCAAGGACACGCAGATCGCCGAGGCGCGCCAGCGCGCGGACACCTTCCTCGAGCGCTTCGGCCGTCGGCCGCGCATCCTCATCGCGAAGATGGGCCAGGACGGACATGACCGGGGCCAGAAGGTCATCGCCACGGCATTCGCGGACCTGGGCTTCGACGTGGACATCGGCCCGCTGTTCCAGACGCCCGAGGAGTCCGCGCGCCAGGCGGTGGAGAACGACGTGCACGTCGTGGGCGCCAGCTCGCTCGCCGCGGGCCACCTCACCCTGGTGCCCCAGCTCAAGCAGGCGCTCGCCGCCCTGGGCCGCGAGGACATCATGATCGTCGTGGGCGGCGTCATCCCGCCCCAGGACTACGACGCCCTGCGCGCCTCGGGGGCCTCGGCCATCTTCGGCCCCGGCACCGTCATCGCCAAGGCGGCCATCGAGCTGCTCGACAAGCTCTCGGCGGCCATGGAGGAGGCGTGA
- the meaB gene encoding methylmalonyl Co-A mutase-associated GTPase MeaB, whose product MKPLPADTYVQGVRAGDRALLARAITLVESEHPRHAALAQEVLARLLPHTGGSRRVGISGVPGVGKSTFIDALGMHLVDTGRRVAVLAIDPSSTLTGGSILGDKTRMARLAREPSAYIRPSPSGGTLGGVARKTRETLLLCEAAGFDVVLVETVGVGQSETVVADLVDFYLVLMLAGAGDELQGIKRGILEVSDMLAINKADGDNAPRALRAQAQYRAALHLMRPGAEPEVRTCSALEGVGIDTLWASLERQLGERRASGALEQRRRAQQVEWWWNLVEDGVRAAMRAHPEVAALLPTLETDVREGRATPTAAALRVLRAFLPGPGA is encoded by the coding sequence GTGAAACCCCTGCCCGCGGACACCTATGTGCAAGGTGTGCGGGCGGGCGATCGCGCCCTGCTCGCGCGCGCCATCACCCTGGTGGAGAGCGAGCACCCGCGCCACGCCGCGCTCGCGCAGGAGGTGCTCGCGCGGCTCTTGCCCCACACCGGGGGCAGCCGGCGCGTGGGCATCAGCGGCGTGCCCGGTGTGGGCAAGAGCACCTTCATCGACGCGCTGGGCATGCACCTGGTGGACACGGGCCGGCGCGTGGCGGTGCTGGCCATCGACCCGTCCAGCACCCTCACCGGCGGCAGCATCCTCGGGGACAAGACGCGCATGGCCCGGCTGGCACGCGAGCCCTCGGCCTACATCCGGCCCAGCCCCTCGGGCGGGACGCTCGGCGGCGTGGCCCGCAAGACGCGCGAGACGCTGCTGCTGTGCGAGGCGGCCGGCTTCGACGTGGTGCTGGTGGAGACGGTGGGCGTGGGCCAGTCGGAGACGGTGGTCGCGGACCTGGTGGACTTCTACCTCGTGCTGATGCTGGCGGGCGCGGGCGACGAACTCCAAGGCATCAAGCGCGGCATCCTCGAGGTCTCGGACATGCTCGCCATCAACAAGGCGGACGGCGACAACGCCCCGCGCGCGCTCCGGGCCCAGGCCCAGTACCGCGCCGCCCTGCACCTGATGCGCCCGGGCGCCGAGCCCGAGGTGCGCACGTGCAGCGCGCTGGAGGGCGTGGGCATCGACACGCTCTGGGCCTCGCTCGAGCGACAGCTCGGCGAGCGCCGGGCCTCGGGCGCGCTGGAGCAGCGCCGGCGGGCCCAGCAGGTGGAGTGGTGGTGGAACCTCGTGGAGGACGGCGTGCGAGCGGCCATGCGGGCGCACCCCGAGGTGGCGGCCCTGCTGCCCACGCTGGAGACGGACGTGCGCGAGGGGCGGGCCACGCCCACCGCGGCCGCACTGCGCGTGCTGCGCGCGTTCCTGCCGGGCCCGGGGGCTTGA
- a CDS encoding methylmalonyl-CoA mutase family protein — translation MRVLQPTVPSPYKPRFHVRIVTAASLFDGHDAAINVMRRLMQASGAEIIHLGHNRSVAEIVDCAIQEDAQGIAITSYQGGHVEFFKYMIDLLRERGANIKVFGGGGGTILPSEIEELHRYGVSRIYSPDDGRAMGLQGMIDDLIAQCDFEKRSEDFAPFMGTSAPRESSRLASLITIAENFAPVGEQLRAALARADVQGPRVPVLGITGTGGAGKSSLVDELVRRFLADFPDKTLAVLSVDPSKRKSGGALLGDRIRMNAIHHPNVYMRSMATRQSNLALSKHVGDSIEICKAAGFDLIVVETSGIGQSDTEITEHSDVSLYVMTAEYGAATQLEKIDMLDFADVIAINKFDKRGSLDALRDVRKQWKRNHNAFSTPDDALPVHGTIASQFNDPGMNQLYRALIDAIAKKTGAPLTSGFALTPGMSEKKWIIPPDRTRYLAEIVETCEGYDRSVRAQAAIARRMYQLHGTIEALRANVGKKRLEIVEPKDTSGVVHVTERVEGEPAYLSELVELYRDLESRLHPDCRRLLAEWPATKRRYAASKYQFQVRDKVIELDLYTETLSHLRVPKIALPRYEDWGDILTWLLRENAPGAFPFTAGVFPLKRENEDPARMFAGEGGPERTNKRFHYVSRGMPAKRLSTAFDSVTLYGEDPDPRPDIYGKVGNSGVSIASVDDAKKLYSGFDLADPSTSVSMTINGPAPMLLGFFLNAAVDQQCEKWIRAQGQVEAVEKKIDALYQEKGVPRPRYQGELPAGNDGLGLLLLGVSGDEVLPRDVYERIRASTLQAVRGTVQADILKEDQAQNTCIFSTEFALRMMGDIQQHFIDKKVRNFYSVSISGYHIAEAGANPISQLAFTLANGFTFVEYYLSRGMNIDDFAPNLSFFFSNGMDPEYTVLGRVARRIWAKAMRDKYGGNDRSQKLKYHIQTSGRSLHAQEIAFNDIRTTLQALLALNDNCNSLHTNAYDEAITTPTEESVRRALAIQLVINKEFGLSKNENPNQGSFVVEELTDLVEAAVLAEFRSISDRGGVLGAMERMYQRSKIQEESLYYETLKHDGSLPIIGVNTFLDPKGSPTITPPEVIRATQEEKDYAIASRDAFWKRNAQVAPQTLEAVRRAALDNGNVFAALMEACKVCTLGQLSRALYEVGGQYRRNM, via the coding sequence GTGAGAGTCCTTCAGCCCACCGTCCCCTCGCCCTACAAGCCCCGCTTTCACGTCCGGATCGTCACGGCCGCCTCGCTCTTCGACGGCCATGACGCGGCCATCAACGTCATGCGCCGCCTCATGCAGGCCTCGGGCGCGGAGATCATCCACCTGGGCCACAACCGCTCGGTGGCGGAGATCGTCGACTGCGCCATCCAGGAGGACGCGCAGGGCATCGCCATCACGTCCTACCAGGGCGGCCACGTCGAGTTCTTCAAGTACATGATCGATCTGCTGCGCGAGCGCGGCGCGAACATCAAGGTGTTCGGCGGCGGCGGCGGCACCATCCTCCCCTCGGAGATCGAGGAGCTGCACCGCTACGGGGTCAGCCGCATCTATTCCCCGGACGACGGCCGGGCCATGGGCCTGCAGGGGATGATCGACGATCTCATCGCCCAGTGTGACTTCGAGAAGCGCTCGGAGGACTTCGCGCCCTTCATGGGCACGTCCGCGCCGCGCGAGTCCTCGCGCCTCGCCTCGCTCATCACCATCGCGGAGAACTTCGCCCCGGTGGGCGAGCAGCTGCGCGCGGCGCTCGCCCGCGCGGACGTGCAGGGCCCCCGGGTGCCCGTGCTCGGCATCACCGGCACCGGCGGCGCGGGCAAGTCGAGCCTCGTGGACGAGCTGGTGCGGCGCTTCCTCGCGGACTTCCCGGACAAGACGCTCGCGGTGCTGTCCGTGGATCCGTCCAAGCGCAAGTCCGGCGGCGCGCTGCTGGGCGATCGCATCCGCATGAACGCCATCCACCACCCCAACGTGTACATGCGCTCCATGGCCACGCGGCAGAGCAACCTCGCCCTGTCCAAGCACGTGGGTGACTCGATCGAGATCTGCAAGGCCGCGGGGTTCGATCTCATCGTGGTGGAGACGTCGGGCATCGGCCAGTCGGACACGGAGATCACCGAGCACTCGGACGTGTCGCTCTACGTGATGACGGCCGAGTACGGCGCGGCGACCCAGCTCGAGAAGATCGACATGCTCGACTTCGCGGACGTCATCGCCATCAACAAGTTCGACAAGCGCGGCTCGCTGGACGCGCTGCGCGACGTGCGCAAGCAGTGGAAGCGCAACCACAACGCCTTCTCCACGCCGGACGACGCCCTGCCCGTCCACGGCACCATCGCCTCGCAGTTCAACGACCCGGGCATGAACCAGCTCTACCGGGCGCTCATCGACGCCATCGCGAAGAAGACGGGCGCGCCGCTCACGTCCGGCTTCGCGCTCACCCCGGGCATGAGCGAGAAGAAGTGGATCATCCCCCCGGACCGCACGCGCTACCTCGCGGAGATCGTCGAGACGTGCGAGGGCTATGATCGCTCGGTGCGCGCCCAGGCGGCGATCGCGCGGCGCATGTACCAGCTGCACGGCACCATCGAGGCCCTGCGCGCCAACGTGGGCAAGAAGCGCCTGGAGATCGTCGAGCCCAAGGACACCTCGGGCGTGGTGCACGTCACCGAGCGCGTGGAGGGCGAGCCGGCCTACCTGAGCGAGCTGGTGGAGCTCTACCGCGACCTGGAGTCGCGCCTGCACCCGGACTGCCGGCGGCTGCTCGCGGAGTGGCCGGCGACCAAGCGGCGCTACGCGGCGAGCAAGTACCAGTTCCAGGTGCGCGACAAGGTGATCGAGCTGGACCTGTACACCGAGACGCTCTCGCACCTGCGCGTGCCGAAGATCGCCCTGCCCCGCTACGAGGACTGGGGCGACATCCTCACGTGGCTCCTGCGCGAGAACGCCCCGGGCGCCTTCCCCTTCACCGCGGGTGTCTTCCCGCTCAAGCGCGAGAACGAGGACCCGGCGCGCATGTTCGCCGGCGAGGGCGGTCCCGAGCGCACCAACAAGCGCTTCCACTACGTGTCGCGCGGCATGCCGGCCAAGCGCCTGTCCACGGCGTTCGACTCGGTGACGCTCTACGGCGAGGATCCGGATCCCCGGCCGGACATCTACGGCAAGGTGGGCAACTCGGGCGTGTCGATCGCCAGCGTGGACGACGCCAAGAAGCTCTACTCGGGCTTCGACCTGGCGGACCCGTCCACCTCCGTGTCGATGACCATCAACGGCCCGGCGCCCATGCTGCTCGGCTTCTTCCTCAACGCCGCGGTGGATCAGCAGTGCGAGAAGTGGATCCGCGCCCAAGGCCAGGTGGAAGCGGTCGAGAAGAAGATCGACGCCCTCTACCAGGAGAAGGGCGTGCCCCGGCCGCGCTACCAGGGCGAGCTGCCCGCGGGCAATGACGGCCTGGGCCTGCTGCTGCTCGGCGTGTCCGGCGACGAGGTGCTGCCGCGGGACGTGTACGAGCGCATCCGCGCGAGCACGCTCCAGGCGGTGCGCGGCACGGTGCAGGCGGACATCCTCAAGGAGGATCAGGCGCAGAACACGTGCATCTTCTCGACGGAGTTCGCCCTGCGGATGATGGGCGACATCCAGCAGCACTTCATCGACAAGAAGGTGCGCAACTTCTACTCGGTGTCCATCTCCGGCTACCACATCGCCGAGGCGGGGGCGAACCCCATCTCCCAGCTGGCCTTCACGCTGGCCAACGGCTTCACCTTCGTCGAGTACTACCTGTCGCGGGGGATGAACATCGACGACTTCGCGCCCAACCTGTCGTTCTTCTTCTCCAACGGCATGGACCCCGAGTACACGGTGCTCGGCCGCGTGGCGCGCCGCATCTGGGCCAAGGCGATGCGGGACAAGTACGGCGGCAATGACCGCTCGCAGAAGCTCAAGTACCACATCCAGACGTCCGGTCGGAGCCTGCACGCGCAGGAGATCGCCTTCAACGACATCCGCACCACGCTGCAGGCCCTGCTCGCGCTCAACGACAACTGCAACTCGCTGCACACCAACGCCTACGACGAGGCCATCACCACGCCCACCGAGGAGAGCGTGCGGCGCGCGCTGGCCATCCAGCTCGTCATCAACAAGGAGTTCGGCCTCAGCAAGAACGAGAACCCGAACCAGGGCTCCTTCGTGGTGGAGGAGCTGACGGACCTGGTGGAGGCGGCGGTGCTCGCGGAGTTCCGCTCCATCTCGGACCGCGGCGGCGTGCTCGGGGCGATGGAGCGCATGTACCAGCGCTCGAAGATCCAAGAGGAGTCGCTGTACTACGAGACGCTCAAGCACGACGGCTCGCTGCCCATCATCGGCGTGAACACCTTCCTGGATCCCAAGGGCTCGCCCACCATCACCCCGCCCGAGGTCATCCGCGCCACCCAGGAGGAGAAGGACTACGCCATCGCGTCGCGCGACGCCTTCTGGAAGCGCAACGCCCAGGTGGCGCCCCAGACGCTGGAGGCCGTGCGCCGCGCGGCGCTCGACAACGGCAACGTCTTCGCCGCGCTGATGGAGGCCTGCAAGGTGTGCACGCTCGGGCAGCTGTCGCGCGCCCTGTACGAGGTGGGCGGCCAGTACCGGCGCAACATGTAG